CCCGAGCCGGGGAAGACCTTCGCCGACTTCTACGCCAGCATATTCGGCGACGGCGCCCTCTCGAAGAAGGTCAAGGAGCTGATGTTCATGTCCGGCGGGGTGGCGTACTGTTCGCCCCGGTGCATCATCCACGTCGTCCCGGCCATCAATGCCGGGGCCACCTCGGAGGAGGTCTTCGAGGCGGCCGCCGTGGGGATGATCCTGGCGGGGTTCGTCCCGGGCGGACCGGGCATCCCCTATGCCTTCGAGTACGCGCTGAAGTGCGTGGATATCGACCAGAAGTTCAGGAAAGGCGAGGAGTGGGAGTACCTGCCTCAGCCGAAGTTCGACCACGGCATCTACTAAGGGGAGGCCGTGAGGGGGGCGGCCCCGCCGCCCCCCTCTCATAAAAAACAGGGGAAGGAGATTCGATGTTCAGGTTCCAGACGCCGCAGAAGGTTTTCGATTTTGCCGGTT
This window of the Nitrospirota bacterium genome carries:
- a CDS encoding carboxymuconolactone decarboxylase family protein: METKMTAEQANAYMKEKCGFVPRMFQIINTVTPEPGKTFADFYASIFGDGALSKKVKELMFMSGGVAYCSPRCIIHVVPAINAGATSEEVFEAAAVGMILAGFVPGGPGIPYAFEYALKCVDIDQKFRKGEEWEYLPQPKFDHGIY